The Syntrophorhabdales bacterium sequence AGGGAACGGGTATGTTTGCTAAAATTTCGATAAATGAATATGTATTTCGATAAATGAAATACATGACCACTCAATAAGCTGGAAGGTTGAACTGCCATGCTTTACAACAACAAGTCTCTTGAAAGGTCACTCCAGATTCTGAGCGCGTTTAACGCTGAACAGCCGAAGTTTAGCCTCGCCGAGCTGTCCGAGGCTGTACATCTACCGAAGGCTACGGTGCTGCGGCTCTGCTCGACCCTCGTACACTACGACTTCCTCATGCTCAACAAAGAGACGAGACAATACTCACTCGGACTTAAGCTCTTCGAGCTGGGCAGTGTCGTCTTCGCCTCGTTTTCACTCAGGAGGATTGCCGCTCCTTATCTGATTAATCTGCAGGCAAAACTGGGCAAGACGGTTTTTCTGGGAATACTCCAGGAAGGACAACTTGTCTATCTGGACAAAAAGGAGAACCCTTTAAACCTTATCAGATTTGGGTCACAAATAGGAACCAGGCGACCGCCTTTCTTCGGCATGCTGGGAAATGTCCTCATGGCGCACCTCTCGAGCGAAAAGGTGACTGAACTCTTGAAAAGGCATCCTCTCTCGCCA is a genomic window containing:
- a CDS encoding IclR family transcriptional regulator, whose protein sequence is MLYNNKSLERSLQILSAFNAEQPKFSLAELSEAVHLPKATVLRLCSTLVHYDFLMLNKETRQYSLGLKLFELGSVVFASFSLRRIAAPYLINLQAKLGKTVFLGILQEGQLVYLDKKENPLNLIRFGSQIGTRRPPFFGMLGNVLMAHLSSEKVTELLKRHPLSPLTKKSITNERRYKERLAVIRSEGYCVDEGEVIEGVTGVGAPIRDSSKEVVAAVGVSFVSSSEDEKGVDKVIRETRKTAALISKAMGYRDNGAGRNPGLFT